The following are encoded together in the Neomonachus schauinslandi chromosome 15, ASM220157v2, whole genome shotgun sequence genome:
- the ALOXE3 gene encoding hydroperoxide isomerase ALOXE3 → MAVYRVCVTTGPYLRAGTLDNISVTLVGTCGESPKQLLDRLGRDFAPGSVQKYKVRCSAELGEVLLLRLHKERYAFFPKDSWYCSCVCVTAPDGTHSHFPCYQWIEGYCTLELRPGAAKTICQDSLPLLLDHRKRELQGRQECYRWKVYAPGFPGMIDVSSFEEMETDKKFALTKMMPRADPGDSSGNRHLPGFTMKIDFPSLMHMEPNIRYSATKTASLLFNAIPASLGMKLRGLLDRKGSWKKLDDIRNIFWCHKTVISEYVTEHWCEDPFFGYQYLNGVNPVMLHCLSSLPSKLPITNDMVAPLLGPNTCLQTELERGNLFLADYWILAEAPVHCLNDRPQYVAAPLCLLWLNPQGALVPLAIQLSQTPGPDSPIFLPTDSYWDWLLAKTWVRNSEFLVHENNTHFLCTHLLCEAFAMATLRQLPLCHPIYKLLLPHTRYTLQVNTIARATLLNPEGLVDKVTSVGRQGLLYLMSTALAHFTYTDFCLPDSVRARGVLAIPNYHYRDDGLKIWAAIESFVSEIVGYYYPSDASVQQDSELQAWVGEIFAWAFLGRESSGFPRWLCTPGELVKFLTAIIFNCSAQHAAVNSGQHDFGAWMPNTPSSMRQPPPQTKGTATLKSYLDTLPEVNITCNNLLLFWLVSQEPKDQRPLGTYPDEHFTEEAPRRSIAAFQNRLAQISREIRERNQGLELPYTYLDPPLIENSVSI, encoded by the exons ATGGCCGTGTACCGCGTGTGTGTGACCACGGGTCCCTACCTGAGGGCCGGCACGCTGGACAACATCTCTGTCACTCTGGTGGGCACTTGTGGTGAGAGCCCCAAGCAGCTGCTGGATCGCTTGGGCAGGGACTTCGCCCCTGGATCT GTGCAGAAGTACAAGGTGCGCTGCTCAGCGGAGCTGGGCGAGGTCTTGCTGCTGCGTCTACACAAGGAGCGCTACGCTTTCTTCCCCAAGGACTCTTGGTACTGCAGCTGTGTCTGCGTCACGGCCCCCGATGGCACCcattcccacttcccctgctatCAGTGGATTGAGGGCTACTGCACCCTAGAGCTGCGACCAGGAGCAG CAAAAACTATTTGTCAGGactcccttccccttcttctgGACCACAGGAAACGGGAACTCCAGGGCCGACAGGAATGTTACCG CTGGAAAGTTTACGCCCCCGGCTTCCCCGGCATGATAGACGTCAGCAGCTTTGAGGAGATGGAGACAGACAAGAAGTTTGCCTTGACCAAGATGATGCCTCGGGCAGACCCAGGGGACAG CAGTGGGAATCGGCACCTGCCTGGCTTCACCATGAAGATTGACTTCCCGTCCCTGATGCACATGGAACCCAACATTCGCTACTCAGCCACCAAGACGGCCTCCCTGCTCTTCAACGCCATCCCTGC gtCCTTGGGCATGAAGCTCCGCGGGCTGCTGGACCGCAAGGGCTCCTGGAAGAAGCTGGATGACATCCGGAATATCTTCTGGTGCCACAAGACGGTGATTTCAG AGTACGTTACGGAGCATTGGTGCGAGGACCCCTTCTTCGGGTACCAGTACCTGAACGGTGTCAATCCCGTCATGCTCCACTGCCTCTCCAGCTTGCCCAGCAAGCTGCCCATCACCAATGACATGGTGGCCCCTTTGCTGGGACCCAACACCTGCCTGCAGACGGAACTAGAG AGGGGCAACCTCTTCCTAGCCGACTACTGGATCCTGGCGGAGGCCCCAGTCCACTGCCTCAACGACCGCCCCCAGTACGTGGCCGCCCCGCTCTGCCTGCTGTGGCTCAACCCGCAGGGGGCGCTGGTGCCCCTGGCCATCCAG CTCAGCCAGACCCCCGGGCCGGACAGCCCCATCTTTCTGCCCACTGACTCTTACTGGGACTGGCTGCTGGCCAAGACGTGGGTGCGCAACTCCGAGTTCCTGGTGCACGAGAACAACACACACTTTCTGTGCACGCATTTGCTGTGCGAGGCCTTCGCCATGGCCACGCTGCGTCAGCTGCCGCTCTGCCATCCTATCTACAAG CTCCTGCTCCCGCACACTCGCTACACGCTGCAGGTGAACACCATCGCGCGGGCCACGCTGCTCAACCCCGAGGGCCTTGTGGACAAG GTCACCTCGGTCGGGAGGCAAGGCCTCCTCTACCTCATGAGCACCGCTCTGGCCCACTTCACCTACACCGATTTCTGCCTTCCGGACAGCGTGCGGGCCCGCGGCGTCCTGGCCATCCCCAACTACCATTACCGGGACGACGGCCTGAAGATCTGGGCGGCCATTGAGAG CTTTGTCTCCGAAATCGTGGGCTACTATTATCCCAGCGATGCATCTGTGCAGCAGGACTCGGAGCTGCAGGCTTGGGTCGGCGAGATTTTTGCTTGGGCGTTCCTGGGCCGGGAAAGCTCAG GCTTCCCACGCTGGCTGTGCACTCCAGGAGAGCTGGTGAAGTTCCTCACTGCAATCATCTTCAACTGCTCCGCCCAGCACGCCGCTGTCAACAGTGGGCAG CATGACTTTGGGGCCTGGATGCCCAATACCCCGTCATCCATgaggcagcccccaccccagaccaaggGGACCGCCACCCTGAAGAGTTACCTAGACACCCTCCCAGAAGTGAATATCACCTGTAACAACCTTCTCCTCTTCTGGTTGGTCAGCCAGGAGCCCAAAGACCAG CGGCCCCTGGGCACCTACCCGGATGAGCACTTCACAGAGGAGGCCCCTCGGCGGAGCATCGCCGCCTTCCAGAACCGCCTGGCCCAGATTTCACGGGAGATCCGGGAGCGGAACCAGGGTCTGGAGCTGCCCTACACCTACCTGGACCCTCCCCTCATCGAGAACAGCGTCTCCATTTGA
- the HES7 gene encoding transcription factor HES-7 isoform X2, producing the protein MVTRDRAENRDGPKMLKPLVEKRRRDRINRSLEELRLLLLERTRDQNLRNPKLEKAEILEFAVGYLRERSRVEPPGVPRSPAQDAEALASCYLSGFRECLLRLAAFAHDASPAARAQLFSALHGYLRPKPPRPEPVDARPQAPRPPLDPAAPAPGPALHQRPPVHQGPRSPRCAWSPSPCSPRAGDSGAPAPLTGLLPPPPPPPHRQDGAPKAPPPPPPAFWRPWP; encoded by the exons ATGGTCACTCGGGATCGAGCCGAGAATAGGGACGGCCCCAAg ATGCTGAAGCCGCTGGTGGAGAAGCGGCGCCGGGACCGCATCAACCGCAGCCTGGAAGAGCTgaggctgctgctgctggagcGGACCCGGGACCAG AACCTCCGCAACCCGAAGCTGGAGAAAGCAGAGATACTGGAGTTCGCCGTGGGCTACTTGAGGGAGCGAAGCCGGGTGGAGCCCCCGG GGGTTCCCCGGTCCCCAGCCCAGGACGCCGAGGCGCTCGCCAGCTGCTACTTGTCCGGCTTCCGCGAGTGCCTGCTTCGCCTGGCGGCCTTCGCGCACGACGCCAGCCCGGCCGCCCGCGCCCAGCTCTTCTCCGCGCTGCACGGCTACCTGCGCCCCAAGCCGCCCCGGCCGGAACCGGTAGATGCGAGGCCCCAAGCGCCGCGCCCACCGCTGGACCCCGCCGCCCCGGCGCCCGGCCCTGCGCTGCACCAGCGCCCCCCAGTGCACCAGGGCCCCCGTAGCCCGCGCTGCGCCTGGTCCCCGTCCCCCTGCTCGCCCCGCGCCGGGGATTCCGGCGCGCCGGCGCCCCTCACCGgactgctgccgccgccgccgccgccgccgcacaGACAAGACGGGGCGCCCAaggccccgccgcccccgccgcccgctTTCTGGAGACCTTGGCCCTGA
- the HES7 gene encoding transcription factor HES-7 isoform X1, with protein MVTRDRAENRDGPKMLKPLVEKRRRDRINRSLEELRLLLLERTRDQNLRNPKLEKAEILEFAVGYLRERSRVEPPAAAAPGVPRSPAQDAEALASCYLSGFRECLLRLAAFAHDASPAARAQLFSALHGYLRPKPPRPEPVDARPQAPRPPLDPAAPAPGPALHQRPPVHQGPRSPRCAWSPSPCSPRAGDSGAPAPLTGLLPPPPPPPHRQDGAPKAPPPPPPAFWRPWP; from the exons ATGGTCACTCGGGATCGAGCCGAGAATAGGGACGGCCCCAAg ATGCTGAAGCCGCTGGTGGAGAAGCGGCGCCGGGACCGCATCAACCGCAGCCTGGAAGAGCTgaggctgctgctgctggagcGGACCCGGGACCAG AACCTCCGCAACCCGAAGCTGGAGAAAGCAGAGATACTGGAGTTCGCCGTGGGCTACTTGAGGGAGCGAAGCCGGGTGGAGC CACCCGCCGCCGCGGCTCCAGGGGTTCCCCGGTCCCCAGCCCAGGACGCCGAGGCGCTCGCCAGCTGCTACTTGTCCGGCTTCCGCGAGTGCCTGCTTCGCCTGGCGGCCTTCGCGCACGACGCCAGCCCGGCCGCCCGCGCCCAGCTCTTCTCCGCGCTGCACGGCTACCTGCGCCCCAAGCCGCCCCGGCCGGAACCGGTAGATGCGAGGCCCCAAGCGCCGCGCCCACCGCTGGACCCCGCCGCCCCGGCGCCCGGCCCTGCGCTGCACCAGCGCCCCCCAGTGCACCAGGGCCCCCGTAGCCCGCGCTGCGCCTGGTCCCCGTCCCCCTGCTCGCCCCGCGCCGGGGATTCCGGCGCGCCGGCGCCCCTCACCGgactgctgccgccgccgccgccgccgccgcacaGACAAGACGGGGCGCCCAaggccccgccgcccccgccgcccgctTTCTGGAGACCTTGGCCCTGA